The genomic window TGTAAATATTTTTTGAGACATCCCCATTATAATGGCAACAATACTTGCAAGTAATGCAGCTTGAAATAAAACTACACTGGCATCTGAAGCTCCGAAAAATTCTTGAATTACTCTAAAGGATACTGGACTTTGATTAAACATAGCAACTACTTCAGCATTTGCCTTTGTATCTGCCATTATAGCATTATATCCACTATAGTAAAATCCTAAAAATGCGCCAACTACTAAAACTAATATAGGAATTAATGCATTTCTAACTTTTAATTGTATTCCTTCTTTAGGCTCCATTTCTTCACTATCACCTGATGCCATTGGTTGCGCTCCATCAGCTAATAATTTTCCTGTTGTTCTAGCTCTTCTTTCAGCTTTTAACATAGGTCCAAATTCTCTTAAAAATAAAGCTGAGAAAACAATAAATATAAGAATTAATATATTGTAAAATCTATAAGGAATTGTTTGAACAAATAAATTATAAGCACTAACATGTTGTCCTATTGATTCATACCCATCTTTTATTAAACTTAGTTCATATCCTACCCATGTAGATATTACAGCTATACCTGCTATAGGTGCTGCTGTAGCATCAATTATAAAAGATAACTTTTCTCTAGATATTTTCATTTTATCAGAAATTGGTCTCATTATAGGTCCAACTATAAGAGAGTTAGCATAATCATCGAAGAATACACAAATTCCTAAAAACCATGTAATTAATTGAGCACTAACAGGAGTTTTAGCTTTTTTAGATAAAGCTTCAGCTACAGCCTTAGCTCCTCCCATTTTAGTAATTAAAGCTATAAGTCCTCCTATTGTTAAACATTGAAGTATAATTCCTGCATTCCAAGGATCTGCTAAAGAACCTAGTATTTGATTTACAACATTTAAAAATCCATGGAATAATGCACTTAAAACACTATGATCATTTAAAGCTATCAAAAATGTACCAGAAAACACTCCTATAAATAATGACAAAACAACATTTTTAGTTATAAAAGCTAATACTATAGAAATTAGTGGTGGCAATAATGTCCAAAACGTAAACTTATTTGCATTCGCTTCTGCCACCTTTGGATCAACAGCTAATGCAGTAGTTGCAAATAAAGCTATAAAGGCAACTAAAGTGATAATAAATACTTTCTTATTTCTCATTTCTTCTCCCCCTATTTTTAACTAAAGTTTATATCGAAGAGAGAGCTAAAAAAACACAAACAAAAGCCTTGAGCAATTCACTCAAGGCTTATTAAATACTAGTAGCTATAAAAATCTAAATTACAATTTAGATTAGTACCTAATAAGTTGAATGATAGCCCTCCACAAATAATATATTTGTGACAGTCTTGTATATATTTTATACAAGCCCAGAACATAGTTTTAAAGCATTAACTATAATCTTCGGCAATATTTCCTTTCCTGTTGCATCATTGTGCTTACCTCCGCAACAGTACTATTAAATACTGCACCTCTATCACTAACTCCGATATACACTTTTTCTTAATTATATATCAACATGTATATACAGTCAACAACTTTTTACAGCAATTCTT from Clostridium sp. MB40-C1 includes these protein-coding regions:
- a CDS encoding Na+/H+ antiporter NhaC family protein, whose amino-acid sequence is MRNKKVFIITLVAFIALFATTALAVDPKVAEANANKFTFWTLLPPLISIVLAFITKNVVLSLFIGVFSGTFLIALNDHSVLSALFHGFLNVVNQILGSLADPWNAGIILQCLTIGGLIALITKMGGAKAVAEALSKKAKTPVSAQLITWFLGICVFFDDYANSLIVGPIMRPISDKMKISREKLSFIIDATAAPIAGIAVISTWVGYELSLIKDGYESIGQHVSAYNLFVQTIPYRFYNILILIFIVFSALFLREFGPMLKAERRARTTGKLLADGAQPMASGDSEEMEPKEGIQLKVRNALIPILVLVVGAFLGFYYSGYNAIMADTKANAEVVAMFNQSPVSFRVIQEFFGASDASVVLFQAALLASIVAIIMGMSQKIFTLSEAIDTWVNGMKSLIITGVILLLAWSLSTVIKELGTAKFLVSVLSGNIPPFILPSIIFVLASIISFATGTSYGTMGILMPLTIPLAFALNPDQSYMICAVSSVLTGAIFGDHCSPISDTTILSSMGSACDHMDHVKTQLYYALVVAAVAIFGGYIPIGLGMPIYVILPLDIVLIGLIVRFVGKPIECDEAMLTKEKIS